In a genomic window of Candidatus Hydrogenedentota bacterium:
- a CDS encoding glycosyltransferase family 39 protein, with protein sequence MRPGEWAALAAVLALALGLRLYRIGTESIWYDECITYMGLHFANPMDFFRNEATHDPSSVPLYYGSAFVWYHLGFTSILSIRMLSVAAGMALVAGIYFFGRKLFGHVGGLTAALCVACAKLHVYQSQEIRNYAFTMILALFAMFALYKAAVEGKDRWWPVNVAANVLLSYTHLLGTILLFAQGVYLLSTRPRKAHHIALWTAAHAPFLALIPLWIRLITTADLSFETSWIPFSYRQKAVHAYFYYFAGSKMDTADLVHHLPFEMVPVPEILGSIMLIGGAAFVAYCVRSWWRKCAPFPSFAPASALFVLCWLFVPPATLYIIGKFMHCFLERYVSYSSLALYLCIGGAVAALPKRTMRYAALGALALVFAGNAVDMERPFRYDTASAGVILRDEYGPGEYVYSHNYNIGLPMQFYGGVPEDMIVGANEFPEIESDPERWKLIVGKVISESALGKRSWVYFEHVPGSFEHSVVDELVAQHGDVRASKWHFGGRKSMYLYRIEPAGPRSGVE encoded by the coding sequence ATGCGCCCGGGCGAATGGGCCGCGTTGGCCGCCGTGCTGGCGCTTGCTCTTGGATTGCGTTTGTACCGCATCGGCACCGAATCGATTTGGTACGACGAGTGCATTACGTACATGGGGCTGCATTTCGCCAATCCCATGGACTTCTTTCGCAACGAAGCCACGCACGATCCATCGAGCGTTCCGCTTTACTACGGATCGGCGTTCGTCTGGTACCACCTCGGGTTCACCTCAATCCTGTCGATACGCATGCTATCCGTGGCAGCGGGCATGGCGCTGGTGGCGGGAATCTACTTCTTCGGTCGCAAGCTATTTGGACACGTAGGCGGGCTGACTGCCGCGTTGTGCGTTGCGTGCGCGAAGCTGCACGTGTACCAATCCCAAGAGATTCGCAATTACGCCTTTACGATGATACTCGCGCTTTTCGCGATGTTCGCGCTCTACAAAGCGGCGGTGGAGGGCAAGGATCGGTGGTGGCCGGTCAACGTCGCAGCAAACGTCTTGCTTTCCTACACGCACCTGCTCGGCACAATCCTGCTGTTCGCGCAAGGAGTTTACCTGCTGTCGACACGGCCCCGGAAGGCGCACCACATCGCCCTGTGGACCGCAGCCCATGCGCCGTTTCTCGCCCTTATACCGTTATGGATTCGGCTGATCACAACGGCGGATTTATCGTTTGAGACGAGTTGGATTCCGTTTTCATACAGGCAAAAAGCAGTCCACGCCTACTTCTACTACTTCGCTGGAAGCAAGATGGACACAGCCGACTTGGTGCACCATCTACCGTTTGAGATGGTACCCGTGCCCGAGATACTTGGTTCGATCATGTTAATCGGGGGCGCGGCGTTCGTTGCGTATTGCGTGCGGAGTTGGTGGCGCAAGTGCGCCCCGTTTCCCAGCTTTGCACCGGCAAGCGCGTTGTTTGTGTTGTGCTGGCTGTTTGTTCCGCCTGCGACGTTGTACATCATCGGAAAGTTCATGCACTGCTTTCTCGAACGGTATGTTTCTTACTCGTCGCTCGCACTGTACCTTTGCATAGGGGGCGCGGTCGCGGCGCTGCCGAAGCGGACAATGCGATACGCCGCGCTAGGGGCGCTGGCGCTCGTTTTTGCGGGCAACGCCGTGGACATGGAACGTCCGTTTCGCTACGACACGGCATCGGCGGGTGTTATTCTGCGAGACGAGTACGGGCCGGGAGAATATGTGTATTCGCACAATTACAATATTGGACTGCCGATGCAATTCTACGGCGGCGTGCCGGAAGACATGATTGTGGGCGCCAACGAGTTTCCGGAAATCGAGTCCGACCCGGAACGATGGAAGCTTATCGTTGGCAAAGTCATTTCGGAATCGGCATTGGGCAAGAGATCGTGGGTTTACTTTGAGCACGTACCAGGCAGCTTCGAGCATTCCGTAGTAGACGAATTAGTCGCCCAACACGGGGACGTAAGGGCATCGAAATGGCATTTTGGCGGGAGAAAGTCTATGTATCTTTACCGGATCGAACCGGCGGGTCCGCGAAGCGGCGTTGAATAA